A region from the Spirochaeta thermophila DSM 6192 genome encodes:
- the add gene encoding adenosine deaminase, protein MELHRHLEGTFSGKALHAIALRNGLEVPSDYEEFKKAAQFPRDSEPDFLTFLSKFRTDWYRSLEDVEEITYHSVKEIARDGIFYIELRFSPEHFALNNDFDRQEVTRLVIEAGNTAAKEAGFHIRYLITFNRNKQDQYQMLELYEKIRELDIPEIVGIDLAGDELHYGPELFTDFFRRIKKDGRYKSTIHAGEVTPPEEIWKAIRTLGADRIGHGTSAIHDESLQDYLKEHFIALEQCITSNYQTGAWTDPGTHPFGRLYKRGVPVTLNSDDPFIQDTDLTDDYMKAAAAFGLDFKDFSEINRCALRSSFLPETEKKALLVEYEKALETFFRSHPTH, encoded by the coding sequence GTGGAACTCCATCGACACCTGGAGGGAACTTTCTCAGGGAAGGCCCTTCACGCCATCGCCCTGAGAAACGGCCTCGAGGTCCCCTCGGATTACGAGGAATTCAAGAAGGCCGCCCAGTTCCCCAGGGATTCCGAACCCGACTTTCTCACCTTCCTCTCCAAGTTCCGGACCGACTGGTACAGGTCACTGGAGGACGTCGAGGAAATCACCTATCACTCGGTGAAGGAAATCGCCCGGGACGGCATATTCTACATCGAACTTCGATTCTCCCCCGAACACTTCGCCCTCAACAACGACTTCGATCGGCAGGAGGTGACCAGACTCGTCATAGAGGCGGGCAACACCGCGGCCAAAGAGGCCGGATTCCACATCCGTTACCTCATCACCTTCAATCGCAACAAACAGGACCAATATCAGATGCTCGAACTCTACGAGAAGATCCGGGAGCTCGACATCCCGGAGATCGTGGGCATAGACCTCGCAGGTGACGAGCTTCACTACGGACCCGAACTCTTCACGGACTTCTTTCGGCGCATCAAGAAGGACGGCCGCTACAAGAGCACCATCCATGCGGGAGAGGTGACACCTCCGGAGGAGATCTGGAAGGCGATCAGGACGCTCGGTGCGGACAGGATCGGGCACGGCACTTCCGCGATCCACGACGAATCGCTCCAGGACTATCTGAAGGAACACTTCATCGCCCTCGAGCAATGCATCACATCCAACTACCAGACCGGCGCCTGGACGGATCCCGGGACACACCCCTTCGGAAGACTCTACAAAAGAGGGGTTCCCGTCACCCTAAACTCCGACGATCCCTTCATCCAGGACACCGATCTCACCGACGATTACATGAAGGCGGCAGCCGCATTCGGTCTCGATTTCAAGGACTTCTCGGAGATCAACCGATGCGCCCTCCGATCATCCTTCCTCCCGGAGACGGAGAAAAAGGCCCTGCTGGTCGAATATGAAAAAGCCCTCGAAACGTTTTTCCGCTCCCATCCCACACACTAA
- the gyrB gene encoding DNA topoisomerase (ATP-hydrolyzing) subunit B → MSYTAEQIQVLKGLEPVRKRPGMYIGSTGEEGLHHLVYEVVDNSIDEALAGVCSRIEVVIEPGNVVTVTDDGRGIPVDLHPEEKVSALELVMTRLHAGGKFDKKTYKVSGGLHGVGVSVVNALSEWCEVEVHRDGKIHVQRYQRGVPLGPVEVRGRTDRTGTTTRFKPDAEIFETTEFSFDILSQRLRELAFLNKGIEIVIRDLRTKRVKEHVFKYEGGLREFVAYLNKNRTTLQKEPIYFEGARDHVEVECAIEYNDSYSETFFSFVNNINTKEGGTHVVGFRSALTRCLNDLFKQSKFAKKLDDTLSGDDVREGLTAVLSIKVPEPQFEGQTKTKLGNSDVKGIVESFVYEQLQAHFARHPKDGEAILEKVVQAARARIAARKARELARRKSVLESMDLPGKLADCIEKDPARCEIFIVEGDSAGGSAKQGRDREFQAILPLWGKMLNVEKTRMEKVLTNDKLYPIIASLGTGIGTEFDISRLRYHKVIIMADADVDGSHIRTLLLTFFYRYMKELVERGHVYIAMPPLYKVWVKNDVEYAYSDEERDRILERFAKKYKKDEINVQRYKGLGEMNPEQLWETTMNPATRNIIQIRVEDAVEAEEVFTTLMGDQVAPRRKFIEENALFVTNLDV, encoded by the coding sequence ATGAGTTATACCGCAGAACAGATACAGGTCCTCAAAGGACTCGAGCCGGTGCGAAAGAGGCCTGGGATGTATATCGGGTCCACCGGGGAGGAGGGACTCCACCACCTCGTGTACGAGGTGGTGGACAACAGTATCGATGAAGCGCTCGCCGGTGTCTGCTCCAGGATAGAGGTGGTGATCGAGCCCGGGAACGTGGTCACGGTCACGGACGATGGCCGTGGTATTCCGGTGGATCTCCATCCCGAGGAAAAGGTGAGCGCCCTCGAGCTCGTGATGACCCGGCTCCATGCAGGGGGGAAGTTCGACAAGAAGACCTACAAGGTTTCCGGCGGGCTGCACGGAGTGGGTGTCTCGGTGGTGAACGCGCTTTCCGAGTGGTGCGAGGTGGAGGTACACAGGGACGGAAAGATCCATGTGCAGCGGTATCAGAGGGGGGTCCCCCTCGGGCCGGTGGAGGTGAGAGGTCGGACCGATCGTACGGGCACCACGACCCGATTTAAGCCCGACGCTGAGATCTTCGAGACCACTGAATTCAGTTTCGACATCCTCTCACAGCGGTTGCGTGAGCTTGCCTTCCTCAACAAGGGGATCGAGATCGTCATACGAGATCTCAGGACGAAGAGGGTGAAGGAGCACGTCTTCAAGTATGAGGGCGGGTTGAGGGAATTCGTCGCCTACCTGAACAAGAACCGGACCACGCTGCAGAAGGAACCCATCTACTTCGAGGGCGCGAGAGACCACGTGGAAGTCGAGTGCGCCATCGAGTACAACGATTCGTACAGCGAGACCTTCTTCTCCTTCGTCAACAACATCAACACGAAAGAGGGGGGTACGCACGTGGTGGGCTTCAGGTCCGCCCTCACCAGGTGTCTCAATGACCTCTTCAAACAGTCGAAGTTCGCAAAGAAGCTCGACGACACCCTCTCCGGTGACGATGTGAGAGAGGGGCTCACCGCGGTCCTCTCCATCAAAGTGCCCGAGCCGCAGTTCGAGGGACAGACCAAGACGAAGCTCGGCAATTCGGATGTGAAAGGGATCGTGGAATCGTTCGTGTACGAGCAGTTGCAGGCCCACTTCGCGAGGCACCCGAAGGATGGCGAGGCTATTCTGGAGAAGGTGGTGCAGGCCGCGAGGGCCAGGATCGCGGCGAGGAAGGCGAGGGAGCTTGCGAGACGGAAGAGCGTGCTGGAAAGCATGGATCTCCCGGGAAAGCTCGCCGACTGTATCGAGAAGGATCCCGCAAGGTGTGAGATCTTCATCGTTGAGGGCGATTCTGCCGGGGGGAGCGCGAAACAGGGGAGGGACAGGGAGTTCCAGGCCATCCTTCCCCTCTGGGGGAAGATGCTCAATGTGGAGAAGACGAGGATGGAGAAGGTCCTCACCAACGATAAGCTCTATCCCATCATCGCCTCTCTGGGGACCGGTATCGGGACCGAGTTCGACATCAGCAGGCTCCGCTATCACAAGGTCATCATCATGGCCGATGCCGATGTGGACGGTTCTCACATCCGAACCCTCCTCCTCACATTCTTCTACCGGTATATGAAGGAACTAGTGGAGAGGGGGCATGTGTACATCGCCATGCCACCCCTCTACAAGGTATGGGTGAAGAACGATGTTGAGTATGCGTATAGCGATGAGGAAAGGGACAGGATATTGGAGAGATTTGCCAAGAAATACAAGAAGGACGAAATAAACGTACAGCGGTACAAGGGGTTGGGGGAGATGAATCCGGAGCAGCTGTGGGAGACCACCATGAATCCCGCCACTCGGAACATCATCCAGATCCGGGTGGAGGATGCGGTGGAGGCCGAGGAGGTCTTCACCACCCTGATGGGCGATCAGGTGGCCCCGAGGCGCAAGTTCATCGAGGAGAACGCCCTGTTCGTTACCAACCTCGATGTATGA
- the gyrA gene encoding DNA topoisomerase (ATP-hydrolyzing) subunit A, producing MADLKGKVVPVPIEEEIKESYLNYAMSVIVSRALPDVRDGLKPVQRRILYAMYEMGLRHDRPFKKSGRIVGDVLGKYHPHGDQSIYDALVRLAQEFSMRYPMVIGQGNFGSIDGDPPAAMRYTEAKLHKIAEEMLRDINKETVDFVPNYDESLKEPAVLPAAVPYLLINGASGIAVGMATNIPPHNLGEVSRAIAAVIDNPEIPPKDLLRYVKGPDFPTGGIIFGKKGIRSAYLTGKGGVVVRARLSLETLRSGREAIVVTEIPYAVNKSSLLERVASLVRDKKIEGISEIRDESDRNGLRIVFELKRGVIPKVVINRLFSMTPLQTTFHVNALALVGGKPQTLTLKEIIQHFISHRKEVVTRRAQYDLRKAEERAHILEGLKIALDNIDEVIAIIKKSRTVDSARNNLMRRFGLSERQAQAILDMRLQKLTSLETRKIIEELEATLKLIEELKELLGSERKILEVVKNETLELAKEYGDERRTEIVAEEAEDLDIEDLIQKEDMVVLVSRDGLIKRMPVSAYRRQGRGGKGLMGGKLSGDDVVSHLFVASTHDYILFLSNEGKAYYLKVHEIPEGSRVSQGKSIRSLVQLSPDEQVSAVVSVETFEEEREVFMITAKGLAKRLPVPALSNARTRGVIAIGLEKGDYLVDAFLTEGKGEVMIVTRRGHGLRCKEEEFRSMGRAARGVTAVKLEPGDEVCGAVPVEEGKDLLLVTSGGYGKRVEFSQFTAHGRGTKGQIAYKVSARTGELAAVLSVEAKDDVMIVTAQGNIIKLAVKDISVLGRQAAGVKVVNLEKPDYVVSVDRVAREK from the coding sequence GTGGCTGATCTGAAAGGGAAGGTCGTTCCTGTTCCCATAGAAGAGGAGATCAAGGAGTCCTATCTCAACTATGCGATGTCGGTCATCGTGAGCCGGGCTCTTCCCGACGTGAGGGACGGGCTCAAGCCGGTTCAGAGGCGCATCCTCTATGCGATGTACGAGATGGGACTCAGACACGACAGACCGTTCAAGAAGAGCGGTCGTATCGTCGGTGACGTGCTCGGTAAGTACCATCCTCATGGGGACCAGAGTATCTACGATGCCCTCGTGAGGCTTGCCCAAGAGTTCTCCATGAGGTACCCGATGGTCATCGGCCAAGGGAATTTCGGATCGATAGACGGCGATCCCCCTGCGGCGATGAGGTATACGGAGGCGAAGCTCCACAAGATCGCCGAGGAGATGCTCAGGGACATCAACAAGGAGACGGTGGACTTCGTTCCCAATTACGACGAGAGCCTGAAAGAGCCCGCCGTGCTCCCTGCGGCCGTGCCCTACCTGTTGATCAATGGAGCGAGCGGGATCGCCGTGGGGATGGCCACCAACATACCTCCCCACAACCTCGGCGAGGTGAGCAGGGCGATCGCCGCGGTGATAGACAACCCCGAGATCCCGCCCAAGGACCTCCTCCGCTACGTGAAGGGGCCCGATTTCCCCACGGGAGGCATCATCTTCGGGAAGAAGGGGATACGGAGTGCGTACCTCACGGGAAAGGGAGGAGTGGTGGTGCGGGCCCGCCTTTCGCTCGAGACCCTCAGGTCGGGGAGGGAAGCGATCGTGGTCACCGAGATCCCCTATGCGGTGAACAAGTCGAGTCTCCTCGAGCGCGTGGCTTCCCTGGTGAGGGACAAGAAGATAGAGGGGATATCGGAGATCCGGGACGAGTCCGACAGGAATGGGCTCAGGATCGTCTTCGAGCTCAAGAGAGGGGTGATCCCCAAAGTGGTGATCAACCGGCTCTTCTCCATGACCCCGCTCCAGACCACCTTTCACGTGAACGCCCTGGCCCTCGTGGGAGGAAAACCGCAGACCCTCACCTTGAAGGAGATCATCCAGCATTTCATCTCCCACAGGAAGGAGGTGGTGACCAGGAGGGCGCAGTACGATCTCCGGAAGGCGGAGGAACGGGCGCACATCCTGGAAGGGCTCAAGATCGCACTCGACAATATCGACGAGGTGATCGCGATCATCAAGAAATCGCGAACGGTGGACAGCGCACGGAACAATCTCATGCGTCGATTCGGGCTTTCCGAACGTCAGGCACAGGCGATCCTCGACATGCGGCTTCAGAAGCTCACGAGCCTCGAGACGAGAAAGATCATTGAAGAGCTGGAGGCCACGCTCAAGCTCATAGAAGAGCTCAAGGAGCTCCTCGGGAGCGAGAGGAAGATACTGGAGGTGGTGAAGAATGAGACGCTCGAGCTCGCGAAAGAGTACGGCGACGAGCGTCGGACCGAGATCGTGGCGGAGGAGGCGGAGGATCTCGATATCGAAGACCTCATCCAGAAGGAGGACATGGTGGTCCTCGTCTCCCGTGATGGTCTCATCAAAAGGATGCCGGTGAGTGCCTACAGGCGTCAGGGACGGGGGGGCAAAGGGCTCATGGGTGGAAAGCTGAGTGGGGACGATGTAGTGTCCCATCTCTTCGTGGCCTCCACTCACGATTACATCCTGTTTCTCTCAAATGAAGGCAAGGCCTACTATCTCAAGGTGCATGAGATTCCCGAAGGGTCGAGAGTCTCGCAGGGGAAGAGCATCAGGAGTCTCGTCCAGTTGTCTCCTGATGAGCAGGTGAGTGCGGTGGTCTCGGTGGAGACCTTCGAGGAGGAGAGAGAGGTGTTCATGATCACCGCGAAGGGACTCGCCAAGAGGCTTCCGGTGCCGGCCCTCTCGAACGCACGGACGCGAGGGGTGATCGCGATAGGGCTCGAGAAGGGGGATTATCTGGTAGATGCCTTTCTCACGGAAGGGAAGGGGGAGGTGATGATCGTGACCAGGAGAGGGCATGGGTTGCGCTGCAAGGAGGAGGAGTTCAGGAGCATGGGGAGGGCGGCAAGGGGTGTGACGGCCGTGAAGCTGGAACCCGGGGATGAGGTGTGCGGGGCGGTCCCGGTGGAAGAGGGGAAGGATCTCCTCCTCGTCACCTCCGGAGGGTACGGAAAACGGGTCGAGTTTTCCCAGTTCACGGCGCACGGGAGGGGCACGAAGGGGCAGATCGCCTATAAGGTATCGGCTCGGACCGGAGAACTCGCGGCGGTGCTGTCGGTCGAGGCCAAGGATGATGTGATGATCGTGACGGCTCAGGGAAACATCATCAAGCTCGCAGTGAAGGATATCTCCGTGCTCGGGAGACAGGCGGCGGGCGTGAAGGTAGTGAATCTCGAGAAACCGGACTATGTGGTGTCTGTGGACAGGGTGGCAAGGGAGAAATGA
- a CDS encoding NifU family protein: MTKTDVEKVINEIRPALKADGGDIQLLEVTEQGVVKVRLTGACHGCPMSQITLKQGVEAYLKRKLPEISSVEAV, encoded by the coding sequence ATGACCAAAACGGACGTCGAGAAGGTGATCAACGAGATCCGACCGGCACTCAAGGCCGACGGCGGGGACATCCAGCTCCTGGAGGTGACGGAGCAGGGGGTGGTGAAAGTCCGCCTCACCGGAGCATGTCACGGCTGTCCCATGTCCCAGATCACCCTCAAGCAGGGGGTGGAAGCGTATCTCAAGAGAAAACTCCCCGAAATCTCCTCGGTGGAAGCGGTGTAA